One genomic segment of Pongo pygmaeus isolate AG05252 chromosome 19, NHGRI_mPonPyg2-v2.0_pri, whole genome shotgun sequence includes these proteins:
- the LOC129018154 gene encoding uncharacterized protein LOC129018154 gives MADGLFRRRPWGPEQIRPDPESEGLFDKPPPEDPPAARGPRSASAAGKKAGRRAGGRAQGGRAGQPPKAASRPPPKEEAPPMDEGCYLDHFPHLSIFIYAAIAFSITSCIFTYIHLQLA, from the coding sequence ATGGCTGACGGACTCTTTCGGCGCAGACCCTGGGGTCCCGAGCAGATTCGCCCAGACCCCGAGTCCGAAGGCCTGTTTGACAAGCCTCCCCCGGAAGACCCTCCCGCTGCCCGCGGGCCCAGGTCCGCGTCGGCCGCGGGCAAGAAGGCTGGTCGGCGCGCGGGCGGGAGGGCGCAGGGGGGCCGCGCCGGGCAGCCCCCGAAGGCCGCATCGCGCCCCCCGCCCAAGGAGGAGGCGCCTCCCATGGACGAGGGCTGCTATCTCGACCATTTTCCGCACCTCTCTATCTTCATCTACGCAGCCATCGCCTTCTCCATCACCTCCTGCATCTTTACCTATATCCATTTACAGCTTGCCTGA